The sequence below is a genomic window from Ensifer adhaerens.
CGACGGTGTCTGGAACGGGCGTATCGCGTGACTTCGTTGAACTGCCCTCGCAGCTCTACGAGCACTGGCTGACTGTTCCGGAGATCCTCAAGACCTATGCGGTGCACTACGAGACGGGAGCGCCGATGCCTCAGGCGCTTCTCGACAAGGTTCTCGCCGCCCGCACCTTCAATTCCGGTTTCGCGACGGTCGAATTCACCTCCTCCGCCCTGGTCGACATGGCCTATCACACCGCCGCCGAACCGCCCGCGGATCCGATGGCGCTGGAGGCGAAAGTGCTCCAGAACATCGGCATGCCCGACGCCATGGTGATGCGCCATCGCAGCCCGCATTTCCAGCACGTCTTCTCCGGCGACGGATACTCGGCGGGATACTATTCCTACATGTGGTCGGAAGTGCTCGACGCGGATGCTTTCTCCGCCTTCGAGGAAACCGGCGATGCCTTCAACGCCGCCATGGCCAGGAAATTGAAGCTGAATATCTACTCCTCAGGCGGGTCGGTCGATCCGGAGGACGCCTATATCGGCTTCCGCGGGAAGCTGCCGAGCCCGGATGCGATGCTGCGAAAGAAAGGCCTTGCGGCCTAAGACCTGACGCAACTGCAGACCGTGTCTGGAGTTCCCCCTCCGCAAACAAAATCCCGCCCGGCGCGAACCGGGCGGGATTTTTCTTGTTTGCGTCGACGTTGCCTTATGCGGCTTCCTTCGGCGCCATGGCGCCGGTCATCAGGGCGACAGCGTCCGACATGGAATATTCCTTCGGATTGATGACGGTGAGACGCTTGCCGAGGCGGTGAATGTGGATGCGGTCGGCCACTTCGAACACATGCGGCATGTTGTGCGAGATGAGCACGATCGGCAGTCCGCGCGAGCGGACGTCGAGGATGAGTTCGAGAACGCGGCGCGATTCCTTCACGCCGAGAGCAGCCGTCGGCTCGTCCATGATCACAACCTTGGAGCCGAAGGCGGCGGCACGGGCCACTGCCACGCCCTGACGCTGGCCGCCCGAAAGCGTTTCCACCGCCTGGTTGATGTTCTGGATCGTCATCAGGCCCAGTTCGGAGAGCTTTTCTCGGGCCACGCGCTGCATTTCCTTGTGGTCGAGCAGGCGAAACACATTGCCGAGTGGACCCTTGCGGCGGATTTCGCGGCCGAGGAACATGTTATCGGCGATCGACAGAGCCGGCGACAGCGCGAGGTTCTGGTAAACCGTTTCGATACCGGCTTCGCGAGCCTGCATCGGCGAGGAGAACTGCACCTTCTGCCCGTCCAGATGGATTTCCCCCTCGTCCGGGGTTACCGCGCCCGAAAGCGCCTTGATGAGCGAAGACTTGCCGGCGCCGTTATCGCCGATGACGGCCAGGATCTCGCCCGGATAGAGATCGAAATCAGCCTGATCGAGAGCGGTCACGCGGCCATAACGCTTGACGAGACCACGAGCCTTGAGAATGGGTTCCTGAGACATTAGCCAGCCACCTTTCTGATCCACTGGTCAACGGCAACCGCCGTGATGATGAGAACACCGGTCAGGAAGACCTTCCACTGCGGGTCTGCACCCAGCATGTTCAGACCCATCGAGACGACACCGACGATCATGGCGCCGATCAGCGTGCCGAGGATGGAGCCGCGCCCGCCGAAGAGCGAGATGCCGCCGATCACGGCTGCGGTGATGGATTGCAGGTTATATTCAGTCACGGCCGAGGACGGCGAGATCGAGCCGTTGCGGCCGATGGACACCCAGGCGGCGAGCGCCGCGATGATGCCCGCAAGCATGTAGGTCGACATCAGCACGCGCTTGGTGCGGATACCGGCGAGCTCCGCCGCATCCGGGTCGTCGCCCACGGCATAGAGATGTCGGCCCCAGGCGGTATGGTTGAGCGCGATCCAAAGGACAACAACCAACAGGACCATCACGACCACGCCGAGGGTGAACACGGCCCCGCCCGCCTGGAAGCTCAGGCCGAAGAAGTGCAGGAACGGCGCATTGGCGGTGATGTCGGCATCCCGGATCGTGGCGTTGTCCGAATAGATGAAGTTCGTCGCCATGACGATATACCAGGTGCCGAGCGTCACGATGAACGGTGGCAAGCGCATGAAGGCGACCAGAAACCCGTTCAGCAGGCCGGCCGCGGCGCCGACAAGGAAGCCGATGGCAATGGAAATCGGGGCCGGAAGTCCGTAGACCACGGCGCAATTGCCCATGACCACCGATGCGATCACCATGACGACCCCGATCGACAGATCGATGCCTGCCACGAGAACGACCAACGTCTGGCCCGCAGCCAGGATGCCGACGATGGCGATCTGCTGGAGAATGAGCGTCATCGTGTAGGCCGAGAAGAAGCGGTCGCCCTTCAGCACGCCGAAGATGATGATGGCCGCCACCAGCACGATGGCGGGAACCGCTGCCGGCGTTGAATGCAGGAAATGCTGCAAGCGCTGAAGCGGCGTATGTTGTTTGAAGCTGGCGACGTTCTTGTCGCTCTGCTCGATGACTTTTTCGAATTCCTGCATCGCAGCCATGGCGAATTTTCCTCCCCTTTTTTCCGGAGCTGTCTTCGCTTGTTCGTGGGAATGCGCACCATGCTTGCATGAAGCCGGGGGCGCGCCCGCTCTTTTTCATCAGCAATTCCGGAACCGAAAGCGTGCCACACTTCCTGCAGAATTGCTCGATTTCTTTTTGGACCGGGCTGGAAGGCGAAACCGTTGGGGCCTCACCGGGCTCGGCTTAATAAAAAGGGCGGCCGGAACCGCCCTTTCGCTCATTTCAGTGGGTTGCTGTCAAAGACCGGGCATCAGCCCCAGCACTTCGCCAGACCTTCCTTGACGCTGATCGAGGGAACGCCCTTGGCCGGCTTGTCGGTCACGAGGTTCACGCCGGTGTCGAAGAAGTTCTTGCCGTCCGTTGCCTTCGGCTTGGTGCCGTCCTTGGCATAGGCAGCAATGGCTTCGATGCCCTTGGAGGCCATCAGGAGCGGGTACTGCTGCGAAGTCGCGCCGATCTGGCCATCCTGGACAGCCTTGACGCCCGGGCAACCGCCGTCAACCGACACGATCAGAACGTCCTTTTCCTTGCCGACAGCCTTCAGGGCCTGGTAGGCGCCAACAGCAGCCGGCTCGTTGATCGTGTGGATCACGTTGATGTCCGGATCCTTCTGGAGAAGGTTTTCCATGGCGGTGCGGCCGC
It includes:
- a CDS encoding fructose transport system ATP-binding protein → MSQEPILKARGLVKRYGRVTALDQADFDLYPGEILAVIGDNGAGKSSLIKALSGAVTPDEGEIHLDGQKVQFSSPMQAREAGIETVYQNLALSPALSIADNMFLGREIRRKGPLGNVFRLLDHKEMQRVAREKLSELGLMTIQNINQAVETLSGGQRQGVAVARAAAFGSKVVIMDEPTAALGVKESRRVLELILDVRSRGLPIVLISHNMPHVFEVADRIHIHRLGKRLTVINPKEYSMSDAVALMTGAMAPKEAA
- a CDS encoding fructose transport system permease protein, with protein sequence MAAMQEFEKVIEQSDKNVASFKQHTPLQRLQHFLHSTPAAVPAIVLVAAIIIFGVLKGDRFFSAYTMTLILQQIAIVGILAAGQTLVVLVAGIDLSIGVVMVIASVVMGNCAVVYGLPAPISIAIGFLVGAAAGLLNGFLVAFMRLPPFIVTLGTWYIVMATNFIYSDNATIRDADITANAPFLHFFGLSFQAGGAVFTLGVVVMVLLVVVLWIALNHTAWGRHLYAVGDDPDAAELAGIRTKRVLMSTYMLAGIIAALAAWVSIGRNGSISPSSAVTEYNLQSITAAVIGGISLFGGRGSILGTLIGAMIVGVVSMGLNMLGADPQWKVFLTGVLIITAVAVDQWIRKVAG